DNA from Verrucomicrobiota bacterium:
GCCGCCGCTCACCCTGGAAGAAGCGCTGGAGACGACCAAGATTCACAGCATCGCCGGATTTCTGGAACCCGGCCAGGCCCTGGTGACGCGCCGACCATTCCGCACGCCGCATCACACCGCCAGCGACGCAGGATTGCTCGGCGGCAACATCAATCCCACGCCCGGCGAAATCTCATTGGCGCACCACGGCGTGTTGTTTCTCGACGAGTTGCCGGAATTCAAACGCAGCGTGCTGGAAACGATGCGCCAGCCGTTGGAGGACGGGCGTGTCACTATTTCCCGCGCCGCCGGCACGATGACCTTCCCCGCGCAATTCATGCTGGTGGCCGCGATGAACCCGACGCCCGATGGCAAGATGCCGGGTGAATCGCGCAGTTCACCGCGCGAGATTCAAAATTATCTGGGCCGCATCTCCGGGCCGTTGCTCGACCGCATTGATCTGCATATTGAAGTGCCGGCGGTAAAATTCCGCGACATCACGGCGGAGAAAACCGGCGAAACCTCCGCGCAAATCCGCGAACGGGTGGTGGCCGCGCGCCAGCGACAGCAAGGAAGGTTCGCCAGTAAATCGAAGATCACCTGCAACGCGCGGATGGGCAGTCGCGAGTTGAAGACTTACTGTGCCATCGACGAGGCCACGCTGGAGTTGTTGAGATTCGCAATGAGTGATTTGAAACTGAGCGCCCGCGCTTATGACCGCATTTTGAAAGTGGCGCGCACCATCGCTGATTTGACTGGCGCGGAGAAGATCGCCAGCGAACACATCTCCGAAGCCATTCAATACCGCTCGCTGGATCGGCAGTTGTGGACGTGATACTTTTATCATTAAACGGAGCCGCCGAAGAATGTCTTTGATGTTGTTGGTTATTTGGCGGTGGTCTCACGCAAACCACCTTGCACAAGAAAAGCCAGCAGGTCCGCCGCTTCCTGGGCGGTGAGCGAGGCGAGTAATCCCTCGGGCATCATGGAGAGCGCGGATTCGCGGGATTCCTTTACGTCCGCCAGTCGGATCATGTGATCGGTCAAGGATTCATCCCGCAACACGAGTTCATCGGCGGTGCGCTTCAGCACGAAGCCGGTCAGTTCCGTTCCATTGCGCAGGGTGACCATGGTGGTCTTGAATTCCGGCGCGATGACTTTGGAGGGATGCAGAACTTGATCCAGGGTCTGGGCACGATCGTATTTGCGGCTTAACTCTGTCAGTTCCGGACCGAAGGCGCGTCCCACGCCACGGCAAACGTGGCAACGCGAACATTGGGCGGCACCAGCGAAGAGTTCCTGACCGTGGGTCGCATCGCCGCGCAGGGCGAGGATCGTTTGCGGATTGATGGCCGCGCCGAGCACCTGTCGGCGTTGATCGGGCGGCAGGAACCGCTGGAACAGATCGCGCACGAGAGCGTTCGTGTGGTCGAACGCGGCCCGCGGAACGCGAATGTTGGAATCAACGGTGAGCGAATTCGCCAATGCCAGCGCGCCGTTCATGGTGGCAAGCAATTGCGCCGTGTCGTTTTGCTTCAGCGCTGCGTCGATGTCCGTGTCGAGTTTGACCGTCACGGCCTCTGTGTTTGTTGCGGGGAGCGATCGAATCCAGTCACCGACGAGGCGCATGCCGCGCTCGTCCACCAACCGGGAGCCGATGTGCGGCATGTGGCCGGCGCCTTCAGTGCTGATGCGATACACGAGCACTGATCGGAACGGATCACCGGGCGCGATGATGCGCGCACCAATCAGGCCGGAGTCACCGCGCGTCGGTTTCTCGTCGAGGGCGCGCCATTCGCCGGGCGGCTTGTCATAGTGCAGGAACATCGGGACGGCACCGCCTCCGTTGAAACGGTGACAACCCGAGCAATTGATGTGCAGCCAGGAGCGGGCGCGCTGGTCGAGCGGCTGGCTGGCAGCGTAAGGATCGACCA
Protein-coding regions in this window:
- a CDS encoding YifB family Mg chelatase-like AAA ATPase yields the protein MLAKVCSAAVNGIEAYPIEVEVNAGWGDTKIIIVGLPDAAVRESQDRVSTALTNSGFKFPMGRTTINLAPADVKKEGPSFDLPIAIGMLAASEQLETDQLENFVVVGELALTGAVRPVKGVLPIALRARAEGKAGILVPADNAAEAAVVKGLQVIPIQNLREAASFLEGEIKITPTKVDIVKIFEHAHDDEVDFAEVKGQESVKRALEIAAAGGHNVLLIGPPGAGKSMLAKRLPTILPPLTLEEALETTKIHSIAGFLEPGQALVTRRPFRTPHHTASDAGLLGGNINPTPGEISLAHHGVLFLDELPEFKRSVLETMRQPLEDGRVTISRAAGTMTFPAQFMLVAAMNPTPDGKMPGESRSSPREIQNYLGRISGPLLDRIDLHIEVPAVKFRDITAEKTGETSAQIRERVVAARQRQQGRFASKSKITCNARMGSRELKTYCAIDEATLELLRFAMSDLKLSARAYDRILKVARTIADLTGAEKIASEHISEAIQYRSLDRQLWT